One window from the genome of Rhodospirillales bacterium encodes:
- a CDS encoding tyrosine recombinase XerC encodes MTASLDDTVTTWREQLASERRASRHTIEAYTRDLVRFLGFVAEHRGAAADLKTLASLKPADFRAWLADRTRRGLARTSTARSLSAVRSFYRYLNRQGLVSNPAMEAVRAPKLPRQVPRPLTSDESTDVLALADDPDQPPWLARRDLALLMLLYGGGLRIGEALSLDIGQVRDAGDTMRIVGKGGKERVVPLLPRVKQALEAYLAHRPDGAPRDAPLFIGVKGKRLNPGVAQRRFREIRTMLGLPSSATPHAMRHSFATHLLGGGADLRTIQELLGHASLSTTQRYTDVDTEGLLEVYRNAHPRA; translated from the coding sequence CTGACCGCCTCTCTCGACGACACCGTCACGACCTGGCGGGAACAGCTCGCCAGCGAGCGGCGCGCCTCCAGACACACGATCGAAGCCTATACACGCGACCTCGTGCGCTTCCTCGGTTTCGTCGCCGAACATCGCGGGGCAGCAGCTGATCTCAAGACGCTTGCCAGCCTGAAGCCCGCCGACTTCCGCGCATGGCTGGCCGACCGGACGCGCCGCGGTCTCGCCAGGACCTCGACCGCGCGGTCGCTCTCGGCGGTCAGGAGCTTCTATCGTTATCTCAATCGTCAGGGCCTGGTTTCCAATCCGGCCATGGAGGCGGTGCGGGCGCCGAAGCTGCCGCGCCAGGTGCCGCGGCCGCTCACCTCGGACGAATCGACCGACGTTCTCGCGCTGGCCGACGATCCCGACCAGCCGCCATGGCTCGCCCGGCGCGACCTCGCGCTGCTGATGCTGCTCTACGGCGGCGGGCTGCGGATCGGCGAGGCACTGTCGCTCGACATCGGCCAGGTTCGGGACGCGGGCGATACCATGCGGATCGTCGGTAAGGGCGGCAAGGAACGGGTGGTGCCACTGCTGCCACGCGTGAAACAGGCGCTTGAGGCCTATCTGGCGCACCGGCCCGACGGCGCGCCGCGCGATGCCCCGCTCTTCATCGGTGTGAAAGGCAAACGTCTCAACCCGGGTGTTGCCCAGCGCCGGTTCCGCGAGATCAGGACCATGCTGGGGCTGCCGTCGAGCGCCACACCGCACGCCATGCGCCACAGCTTCGCAACCCACCTGCTGGGTGGCGGCGCGGATCTCAGGACGATCCAGGAGTTGCTGGGCCACGCGAGCCTGTCGACGACACAGCGTTACACCGATGTCGACACCGAAGGCCTGCTTGAGGTCTACCGCAACGCGCACCCGCGCGCCTGA
- a CDS encoding DUF484 family protein: MASKPDTAQTAASEDLSAETVEAYLRDNPDFLNQRRGLLDALVPPSRAMGDNVQDLQAHMIQRLREEAVGIRAEQGELVARTRRERSLENRVHAGALAMIGGCDLDHLIEIVTSDLAILLGVDVVTLAVETECPGGEARVTCGVRCVVQGTVDQLMDDDRDVIIRSPAHADETLFKGAATLVTSETLARFGGNNGLPPGVLALGSRHPEHFQPGDPVGLYRFLANVLDRCLRKKLGLPL, translated from the coding sequence ATGGCCAGCAAACCGGATACCGCACAGACCGCCGCGAGCGAGGACCTGTCTGCGGAGACGGTCGAGGCCTATCTACGGGACAATCCGGACTTCCTGAATCAGCGCCGCGGACTGCTCGATGCCTTGGTGCCGCCCAGCCGCGCAATGGGCGACAACGTCCAGGACCTGCAGGCGCACATGATCCAGCGTCTGCGGGAAGAAGCCGTGGGCATCCGTGCCGAACAGGGTGAACTGGTCGCCCGCACGCGGCGCGAGCGTTCGCTGGAAAACCGTGTGCATGCCGGCGCGCTCGCCATGATCGGGGGGTGCGACCTCGACCACCTGATCGAGATCGTCACCTCCGACCTCGCCATCCTGCTGGGCGTCGACGTCGTCACGCTTGCCGTCGAGACCGAATGCCCGGGCGGTGAGGCCCGTGTCACCTGCGGCGTCCGCTGTGTCGTTCAGGGCACCGTCGACCAGCTGATGGATGACGACCGGGACGTCATCATCCGCTCGCCGGCCCATGCGGACGAGACGCTCTTCAAGGGTGCAGCGACCTTGGTGACGTCCGAAACCCTGGCGCGGTTCGGCGGCAACAACGGCCTTCCGCCCGGGGTGCTGGCTCTGGGATCGCGCCATCCCGAACACTTCCAGCCGGGTGATCCCGTCGGGCTCTATCGGTTCCTGGCCAACGTTCTCGACCGTTGCCTGCGCAAGAAACTGGGGCTGCCGCTCTGA